One genomic window of Leptolyngbya sp. NIES-3755 includes the following:
- a CDS encoding group2 RNA polymerase sigma factor (ab initio prediction:Prodigal:2.6;~similar to AA sequence:cyanobase_aa:tlr0264): protein MDMAQNTLDLVQLYLQDIGRFPLLNHAQELHYGEQVQMLVQLQQIKTRLASQLKQEPTIAEWSVAANLSELELKAAIASGELAKRKLIEANLRFVVAIAKRYQKRNIDLLDLIQEGSLGLEKGVEKFDPSKGYRFSTYAYWWIRRSITHTLALQSRTVRLPGHITEKLNKVRKVQQQLTQQLGRTATIVEIAEEVKLSPDQIREYLSLVRRPLSLNQPIGETENDLQDLLPSEQTLPSEYLTDFMLRHDIKIALSDLPSRERDILSLRFGLIDGQSLSFNQIGHRLGLSRERVRQLERQALHQLKRRQFHLHAYLIG, encoded by the coding sequence ATGGATATGGCTCAGAATACATTGGACTTAGTGCAGCTTTATCTACAAGATATTGGGCGATTTCCTTTGCTAAATCATGCTCAGGAATTGCATTATGGTGAACAAGTACAAATGCTCGTTCAACTTCAGCAAATCAAAACAAGGTTAGCGTCACAGTTGAAGCAAGAACCGACGATTGCAGAATGGTCAGTTGCTGCTAATCTATCTGAATTAGAACTGAAAGCCGCGATCGCATCTGGAGAACTCGCGAAACGCAAGCTCATCGAAGCCAACCTACGATTCGTTGTGGCGATCGCAAAACGCTATCAAAAGCGCAATATCGACCTACTGGATTTGATTCAAGAAGGCTCACTCGGTCTAGAAAAAGGAGTGGAAAAATTTGATCCAAGTAAAGGATACAGATTTTCAACCTATGCGTATTGGTGGATTCGACGATCGATTACTCACACCCTAGCTCTACAATCTCGAACCGTTCGCCTTCCGGGTCACATTACTGAGAAGCTGAACAAAGTTAGGAAAGTGCAGCAACAACTGACTCAACAGCTTGGGCGAACCGCCACCATTGTAGAGATCGCAGAAGAGGTAAAACTATCACCCGACCAAATTCGAGAGTATTTGTCCTTGGTGCGACGACCCCTCTCACTAAATCAGCCAATCGGTGAAACAGAAAATGACCTTCAAGATCTTCTACCATCCGAGCAGACATTGCCGAGTGAGTATTTAACTGATTTCATGCTACGGCATGATATTAAAATCGCACTAAGCGATCTCCCTTCGAGAGAACGAGACATTCTATCGTTGAGATTCGGGCTAATTGATGGACAATCATTATCATTTAATCAGATCGGTCATCGTTTAGGTCTCAGTCGCGAACGAGTCCGGCAGCTTGAACGTCAAGCATTACACCAGTTAAAGCGTCGTCAATTTCATCTCCATGCTTATCTTATCGGTTAG
- a CDS encoding hypothetical protein (similar to AA sequence:cyanobase_aa:all7597) has product MKRFLSAVTATIVVFSFATAAQAAGSAKVPHLEGGSANLNNTKFSPGSYSLNVHVMGREISALTIEPQQSVYLSQNIQVFDQSNQRIEATVSMNGQTATIAFAQPVKPNTILRVELKDVRNPYSLSTALFSVNSQIVGLNSEIPLGTLQIATHYGRL; this is encoded by the coding sequence ATGAAACGGTTCCTTTCTGCGGTAACTGCAACGATCGTTGTGTTTTCTTTCGCGACTGCTGCTCAGGCTGCGGGATCGGCAAAAGTGCCTCACCTCGAGGGCGGCTCTGCTAATCTTAATAACACCAAGTTTAGCCCTGGAAGCTATTCGTTGAACGTCCATGTAATGGGACGAGAAATCTCAGCATTGACGATCGAGCCGCAGCAGTCTGTTTACCTCAGCCAGAACATTCAAGTTTTCGATCAATCGAATCAGCGCATTGAAGCGACGGTTTCAATGAATGGGCAAACAGCAACGATCGCATTTGCTCAACCCGTAAAGCCGAATACAATTCTCAGAGTTGAGTTGAAAGATGTCCGCAACCCTTATAGCCTCTCGACTGCGCTGTTTTCTGTGAATAGCCAGATTGTTGGACTCAACTCAGAAATTCCTCTGGGCACCCTCCAGATCGCGACCCACTATGGTCGTCTTTAG
- a CDS encoding cobalt-dependent transcriptional regulator (ab initio prediction:Prodigal:2.6;~similar to AA sequence:cyanobase_aa:sll0794) → MKTQNLTIKELTEAVGGGVTPRMVRHYHTLGLLPQPSRSASNYRLYSQREVQQLKQIVALKQQGFQLSHIQQLLKNKAETGAEPALVMQLQQQYHTVIQQLARLRQTAAALEGVLGRDRDCQIIQAEALAQLRLLEVETQDGSGELEKLWQRLDAETSAHPEMFQESLQQLLPDLSDRSEIEVDLLSKLVLACGDVSLVQFVRLSKGAIAAARDALKAGCPIIGDVSPVVAALDQTRLAHLQCSAKTLIDDLHITDAAEAERAFWNNEQWKEKLQQLPTGSILVIGYAPSVLMSVCTLIEQGQIQPALVIAMPIGFSHAPAAKRRLMKLGVPYLTIEGTIGGGLLAATALNALVESLIEKPNCHCYLPTGHDD, encoded by the coding sequence ATGAAGACGCAGAATCTGACGATTAAGGAATTAACTGAGGCGGTTGGCGGTGGCGTTACTCCTCGGATGGTGCGGCACTATCACACATTAGGACTGTTGCCACAACCTTCCCGCTCTGCCAGCAACTATCGCCTCTATAGCCAGCGCGAAGTTCAGCAACTCAAACAGATCGTAGCGTTGAAGCAGCAAGGATTTCAGCTTTCTCATATTCAGCAGTTGCTCAAAAATAAAGCTGAAACAGGTGCTGAACCCGCGCTGGTTATGCAACTGCAACAGCAGTATCACACCGTCATTCAGCAGTTAGCTCGCTTGCGTCAGACGGCTGCCGCTTTAGAAGGAGTGTTGGGACGCGATCGTGACTGTCAGATCATCCAAGCAGAAGCCCTCGCTCAACTCAGATTGCTCGAAGTCGAAACACAGGATGGATCTGGAGAACTAGAAAAACTCTGGCAGCGCTTAGATGCAGAAACATCGGCTCATCCAGAAATGTTTCAAGAATCCTTGCAGCAGTTATTGCCCGATTTGTCTGACCGTTCTGAGATTGAAGTTGATTTACTATCGAAGCTCGTACTTGCTTGCGGCGATGTCAGCTTAGTACAGTTTGTTCGACTGAGTAAAGGCGCGATCGCTGCTGCTCGTGATGCTCTTAAAGCGGGATGTCCCATTATTGGCGATGTTTCTCCGGTCGTTGCTGCTTTAGATCAAACGCGCCTTGCTCATCTCCAGTGTTCAGCTAAGACGCTGATCGATGACTTGCATATCACCGATGCAGCAGAGGCAGAGCGAGCCTTTTGGAACAATGAGCAATGGAAAGAGAAGCTACAGCAACTTCCGACAGGCAGCATTCTGGTGATTGGCTATGCTCCTTCCGTCTTGATGTCTGTCTGTACCTTAATCGAACAAGGTCAGATCCAACCCGCACTTGTGATTGCAATGCCGATCGGCTTCAGTCACGCACCTGCTGCAAAACGGCGCTTGATGAAATTGGGTGTTCCTTATCTGACGATCGAGGGAACGATCGGCGGCGGATTATTGGCAGCCACCGCATTGAATGCGCTAGTCGAGTCCTTAATTGAGAAGCCAAACTGCCACTGCTATTTACCCACGGGACATGATGATTAA
- a CDS encoding cobalt-transporting P-type ATPase (ab initio prediction:Prodigal:2.6;~similar to AA sequence:cyanobase_aa:slr0797) translates to MSSLTFSRVPTLLKEHPDALAAIVCGILVFLGWLTLQSGWLGLALLILPAAYVIGGYESAREGLTTLFEEKELDVDLLMIVAALEAAGLGLWRREYSFIVDGAILILIFAVSGALEGYAMQRTERSIRGLMSLTSDTARVLHKGQEKNVAIAQLQIGDEVIVKPGELVPTDGLVVEGSSTLNQAPITGESMPVEKSIGDEVFAGTINGNGALKLKIHQPPESSLIQRVIRLVEQAQTEAPPSQQFIERFERSYAKVIVIAGILLAIVPPFFWGWSWETTIYRALIFLVVASPCALMAAIMPTLLSGIANGARQGILFKNGAQLELIGRVKAIAFDKTGTLTTGKPQVVQVIAIAQEAQLLRVAASLESLSEHPIGEAIVKFAQQQQIEWQSAINVQAHAGQGITGEIDGQLAIVGKAAFVLEQVRGWSETLVTSAQQLEEAGKTVVWIAYAGKPLGMIAIADTVRPEATKTIHRLKQLGIEEIVMLTGDNERTAHSIARELGIDQVYSELLPEYKVDVVRSLQRRYHTVAMVGDGINDAPALAQASVGIAMGTAGSDVALETADIVLMADRLERLVTAIRLGRRSQRIVKQNIVFALGFIVLLLVANFASHITLPLGVVGHEGSTVLVTLSGLRLLKR, encoded by the coding sequence ATGTCTTCCCTCACTTTTTCTCGCGTTCCTACTTTGCTGAAAGAGCATCCTGATGCCCTTGCTGCGATCGTCTGTGGCATTCTAGTCTTCCTGGGCTGGCTCACTCTACAATCGGGCTGGTTGGGACTGGCACTGCTCATTTTACCTGCTGCTTATGTCATTGGCGGCTATGAAAGCGCCCGTGAAGGTCTAACTACCCTGTTTGAAGAAAAAGAACTTGATGTCGATCTCCTGATGATTGTGGCAGCATTGGAAGCCGCAGGATTGGGATTGTGGCGACGCGAATATTCTTTCATTGTTGACGGTGCTATTTTGATCTTGATCTTTGCTGTTAGTGGCGCGTTAGAAGGCTATGCCATGCAGCGCACCGAGCGGAGTATTCGGGGCTTGATGAGTTTGACTTCCGATACCGCACGAGTTTTGCACAAGGGACAAGAGAAAAATGTTGCGATCGCACAACTTCAAATCGGCGACGAAGTAATCGTGAAACCGGGCGAACTGGTTCCGACTGATGGATTAGTCGTCGAAGGCTCTAGTACCCTTAACCAAGCGCCAATCACAGGGGAATCAATGCCTGTAGAGAAATCGATCGGCGATGAAGTGTTTGCTGGAACCATTAATGGAAATGGCGCACTGAAACTCAAAATTCATCAGCCACCCGAAAGTAGTTTGATTCAGCGCGTGATTCGCCTGGTTGAACAAGCCCAAACCGAAGCACCTCCGTCACAGCAATTTATCGAACGATTTGAACGGAGCTATGCCAAGGTGATCGTGATAGCTGGAATCTTGCTGGCGATCGTGCCGCCTTTCTTTTGGGGCTGGAGTTGGGAAACGACGATCTATCGCGCCCTGATTTTTCTGGTCGTTGCGTCTCCCTGTGCGTTAATGGCAGCAATCATGCCTACTTTGCTGTCAGGAATTGCAAATGGAGCGCGGCAAGGAATTTTGTTCAAAAATGGCGCTCAACTGGAACTGATTGGACGAGTGAAAGCGATCGCATTCGACAAAACTGGAACGCTAACGACCGGAAAGCCTCAAGTCGTTCAAGTGATTGCCATTGCTCAAGAAGCACAATTACTTCGAGTAGCGGCAAGTTTAGAAAGTTTGTCTGAACATCCGATTGGGGAAGCGATCGTCAAATTTGCTCAACAACAGCAAATTGAATGGCAGAGTGCAATAAATGTTCAAGCTCATGCGGGGCAAGGAATTACGGGAGAAATTGATGGACAGCTTGCGATCGTCGGGAAAGCTGCTTTTGTTTTAGAACAAGTCAGAGGATGGTCAGAAACTTTAGTAACCTCTGCTCAGCAATTAGAAGAGGCTGGAAAAACGGTCGTTTGGATTGCTTACGCGGGCAAGCCTCTTGGAATGATCGCGATCGCCGATACCGTTCGCCCTGAAGCTACAAAAACAATCCATCGATTAAAGCAATTAGGGATTGAGGAAATCGTGATGTTGACGGGAGATAATGAGCGCACTGCCCACAGCATTGCCCGTGAATTGGGAATTGACCAAGTGTATTCTGAACTGTTGCCGGAATATAAAGTTGATGTAGTGCGATCGCTCCAACGGCGATATCACACCGTTGCAATGGTAGGCGATGGCATCAACGATGCGCCTGCTCTTGCTCAAGCATCTGTTGGGATTGCAATGGGAACTGCGGGAAGTGATGTAGCGCTTGAAACCGCAGACATCGTGTTAATGGCAGATCGGCTGGAACGATTAGTAACCGCGATTCGGCTCGGTCGTCGTTCTCAGCGCATTGTGAAACAGAATATTGTATTTGCACTAGGTTTCATTGTGCTGTTGTTAGTCGCAAACTTTGCAAGCCACATCACCCTACCTTTGGGAGTGGTGGGACACGAAGGATCAACTGTGCTAGTTACGCTGAGTGGGTTGAGACTACTGAAACGCTGA